The genomic stretch GTTTGGAGAGTGGTTTTGAGTGGGCAGAACCACTATTGGTGAAGCAGATGAAGTGTGGTCAGGGGAGAAagcctccaccctccaccctttCTGGAGACTGGAAACTACCCGCCTGCAGCAGGTAAACGGCCTGGGACAGCCTGGCAAATTTTGTTGAGCAAAGGAATCCAGCTTCCTGCAGCTCCAAGTGCTGAGGGCTCCAATGAGCCACAGGCCTAGTTTTTACTCCAGCCCTTCTGCTTAGACCctgttacttaatctctctagtCTTCAGCTTCCCCATGTGCtcaaaatggaggaaataatgTTCAGGCAATACTGGTACAAGTAGGTGCTTGAAAAATCTATCCTTGTTACATGAATATCAACTATTCAACTGAATAGGTACCGAATTTAGAGATAAGTTTTTTCGTTTATATTTCTCTATTGCTTGAAGCAAACTTCTGTATTCCTTCATGGTATCTATAAAGGAGATTGTAAAGGTGCCTCAAGGAGGGTTGTTTTGAGCATTAAATAGGATCATGCATATAAAGTGTTGAAACAGTTACTATTTTTGGTACACTTAAAACACAGAGGTTAATTTGCTTTGCAAACCTTTAAAAACTATTCTTCAGTTTTGTTAATGTGATATCTACCCCCAGGTCCTGAGCAAGTTTTACCTGTCAGGATAATTGTGGAATAGCCCTGCGAGCTTTCAGGCTTTGTCGCAGGGTACACTTTGTGTGTTATCTTCACACCTCTGCAAAGGAGGTGTAGTTCACTAACAGGGTAGTCAATGGTCTCTCTTTCCCTGACCCCATGGGCATCcctgcctggcccctgccccctccactgTGTGGAATTCCTGTGTCCCGTGGGTGAGGGGCTCAAGAGGGTAGTTTCAGTCTGAATTGTGTCCCTGACTTATCCTGCGGCTTGGGGTTTCCTTCTTCATCCAGGTTGCCCACTTGGCAGGAGTTTCCGGTTGTCCCTGTGGTCACTCCAGGACCTAACATCCTGGGACGTTTTCTTCCACAGAGAAAGTTGGATGGCATGTTCTATTTTCCCATCTTAAAATTATATGGCAAACTATTTTTCAGATGAATTTCCTCTGTTGACAACCAAACGTGTATTCTGGAAGGGTGTTTTGGAGGAGTTGCTGTGGTTTATCAAGGTAAAAAAGGGAGGTTAGAGGACAGGCACAAAGCCCAGGGTGTGTGGCACCACCGCCTGGCTTGTTACCGTTACAGCACATCAGACCTGAAGGCGCTAGAGGCCGATGGGGTCTGTCCTTGACCTGGATGCAGAGTCAGGATACAGGTTACAATGACAAGGGCCAAATCTAATAAGttgaaatatgagaaataaacGTAAGGCTTGTATGTGGCCTTACAAACCAACAACAAACCAACAACGCCTTACCTGTGCCAGTATAGGTTGGGGTAAACATCACTTAATAGTGGCACATAAAAGATAATGTGACTGATCCATTTGCCAGAGAGCTACTGCTGATTTGGCCAATCAGAAACATCCTATATACCAGATCTAAGTAACACCAAACATCACACGTGAGGCACATTCACGCTGTGTATCACACTCGGACACAGAACACATTTGGTTAAGAATCACAAAACCACTAGATTGTGTGGGAATAGTTAAAGGGCTTGGAGGTGTTAATCTAGAAAATTTAGTTGAggggaacagaaaaaaagattggaGAGGGTAGTTCCACAGAAGGGATCAGATTGTCCTGGAGGACCTCCAAAGTTTGGGCTGGGACAAGCCTGCTTAAAGATAGGACGTGTTAAGTGCCTGTCACCAATGTGTCAGCACAGTCCAGAGGCTGGCTTGGTGGGAGGCTCTGGGGGGATGAGCCCCAATGACTCAGAAGTCTCCTGGATGAGTGAATTCACCTGCTCTGCTCTCCCATGTCTTCCAGGGATCCACAAATGCTAAAGACCTGTCATCCAAGGGAGTGAGAATCTGGGATGCCAACGGGTCCCGTGACTTCCTGGACAGCCTGGGATTCTCCAACAGAGAAGAAGGGGATTTAGGCCCAGTTTATGGCTTTCAGTGGAGGCATTTTGGGGCAGAATACAAAGATATGGATTCAGGTGCGGAAACAGTGTTGCCTCACGCTCCTTAGCACCTGTCTTAGTGAGTTTGCTCCATGGTTTCAAGCAAAGTGTGGAGGATAAAAAGGCAGCGTCTGAGGAGCTGATGTATAACTGACCTTGTGAGAGGCTGTTTCAGATTCAGCAGCCCCAACTACACCTCATGGAGGTCAGATCACACTCTTTGTGCTTGGCATTATTGGGTGCTTGGTGCTTTCCATGCCTTGTTTTATTAGCATATACTGACACAGCTGGTCGTTATGTTGGGCAATAAGGTGGGAACCTCATCTAGGAGATGAGACACCCAGGGATTGCCCTGCAAAGGCTttgctctccctttcctttttaagACCCAGCCACCCAGCACACTGTAGGTGGTGCTGCTGTGATAGCAGTTCTTAGTtcatcctcccctctcccaccctgctGGATGGAGGAAGATGAAACATCTCATCTCGTTCCTGGATATCCACCTTCCTCTGTCACTCGGTGGCACCACTTGCTGAATGTCACAGAGCCCGGCCCTGGTCCTTTGACCCTTCCTGTCCCATCTGTCTGTAGGTCACGGATTATAAAAGCAAATTTGTACcttggttttgtgtgtgtgtgtgtgtgtgtgtgtgtgcgcgcgcgcatacacacacacacacacacacacacaggaagtaaCAGTTTGATGGCTGGGCAGAGACTAGCGACCAGGAGAGCATGAGTGTCCTCTGAAGGGGACAGTCACATCTTACCTCCAGCCAGCTAGATGGATGTGGGGCTAATGTCAGAATTCTTAAATAAAAGCCTAAAAATCTGCGTGTTATGTGCAATCTTGAGATCTTTTGAGTGTTGGTAACttcattaagttttaaaatgctgTGCAGACCCGGAATCGGCacaaattcatacagacagaaagtagaatggtggatGAGGCActgggaggggaaatggggagttgtttaatggctACAGACAGAGTTCCagtttaggaagatgaaaaagatctggagatgaatggtggtgatggttgcacaacactgggaatgtacttaatgccactgactgcacacacatttaaaaatggttaaaatggtaaattttatgttatgtaaactTTActgtaatcttaaaaaaaaaatactgtgtagTCCAAACTATTTCTGCACGTAAATGTTCTGTTGGTTGTTCGTATTCAGCCTGTCCTAGGACGTCCTCAGAATGTGAGGTTACTCCCTGCCTTGACTGTGCCTTAAATCCTGCCTACAGTTCAATTATTTGTTCTCCCTAAGGTGCCTAATTAATTAAATCATATCCTTAATTTAATGTTGTATGACTGCTCAGCTGTTGGACTTCAGTAGGAGaggtttttttgttcatttttaaattttaatttttagataatTATAGGTTtacaggaaaatgcaaaaaaaaaaaaaaaaaaaattagagaggtCCCCTACCCTTCACTCAGTTTTTCCCAAAGATAACAACTTGTATAAATTGACATTGGCAAAATCCACAGAGCTTACTCAGATTTCTCCCGTTTTACATGTATTCATTAGCATGCGTGTGTACGCAGTTTCAGAGCATGTGTATAAGAGCTGTATAACCACCACAATCAGGATACAGAACGGCTCcaccacagtttatttttaaaaatttttttaatattacctTTTTTGGGAACTGATTGTGACAAGGCTTCCctccaaaaaaattaagaagtactGGACTAGGACGCAGTCTGACACCAACAAGTGGAAGTTTAACCAGAGGAGAAGATGAAGCTCCACACGTCTCCGCTTCCAGTTCCATTTCAGAAGGAAAGCAAAGAATTAAAGTCCAGAGACCAGAAATGGGAGAAAAGTTCAAGTGGTGTAATAATCTCAGAAGTTGCCTGAGATTTACAAATCAATAGGCATTTACCTGCTACATTGTCATTTTAGGTGGGAGTGTTGGAAAGATAGTGTCAAGGTCCTAGAAAGGAATCCACAATCCTGTTAGTCGTAAACATGTATGGAATGGTATCTTCTATGTAAGACCTAGTACCTTCTGTGGGACCTGGGTAAACTAGATCATGTCAGTGAAGTATGACAAGAATGGTTGATGGGTATAGAGACTATGTCTTTGGGGACCACTGAAAGAAACAGGTTGAGattggggcgggggaggaggtGACACCGTGACTGACAGACTATTTAAAGGACTCTTacgtagaaaataaaatagacattgtTGTGGCGCCAGAGGACAGACCTAGGAGCCTAGACCAGGCGTTGATCTCAACGTAACTTAACAAGATCTGAGAAGCGCCTTGGATATCTTGTAACCATGGGCCAGAGGGGGTTGTGGCAAACAGTGTGATAGATAGGCTCTAAGGCCTCTGGAATTACATGTGTtcatgtgttctctctttttgaTAATTCCACAGATTATTCAGGTCAAGGAGTAGACCAACTGCAAAAGGTGATTGACACCATCAAAACTAACGCTGATGACAGAAGAATTATCCTGTGCTCGTGGAATCCAAAAGGTTGAAAGCATCCCAGTCATCCTGTCGTGTCCTAACTGTAGCACAAATGGAAGCATCGTCCCTTTGTGGAGGGCCTCCAGTGTGGGGCAGGCCCTGGGAACTGTCCCCAGCCTCGTGGCTGGttgggtgaccctgggcaggtcacACTTGGCCACATTTTCACCTTCAGAGGATGGGATTGGACCCAGATGATCTTAATTTGTGTGTTTATACTTATTCTTACTCCAAAAAGGGCTTTAAGTTGCTTGTAAAAATACATAcaagattttaacattttaaattgggGTCGATAAAGTTTCAGATCACTTCTACCTCGATGTTAACATTTATAACAACTattgtaaaaattaaacttaCCAAGGTGTAGTAAACACCCAGAGAGGAATATGTGCATCTGTAAGAGAGACTTTGAGTCCAGGAACGTGTGCCTGAGACGTGTTTCCTGTGGCCCCTGCAAATGAATTCTTCCTGTACTTGTAGTTTGGTGCCATGAAGGTAGCAGCGGTAACTAATTTCAGCTCAGGTTGGAGAGCGCTGCTTCAGTTGTAAATGTGTATCACAGAAGCCTCCTGTTGGGGACAGCTCCCCGTCGGCTTCGTGCCACCCCTGGGACTGGAATGGTCTGCTTTTGCTGTGAGGGGAAGGTGTGGGTCATAGAGGTAACTGAGGCCCAGTGGCTCATTCTCATGATCTCCACCCAATGACTTGGCTTCTGTGTCTCTCTGTTGTACTTTGCCTATACAGCTGTGTTCTTTAAAACCACCATCCCTCATTTTCTTCTGTGCTGGCTCCTCAGATCTGCCTCTCATGGCTCTACCTCCGTGCCATGCCCTTTGCCAGTTCTACGTGGTGAACGGTGAGCTGTCCTGCCAGCTGTATCAGAGGTCAGCAGACATGGGCCTGGGGGTGCCCTTCAACATCGCCAGCTACTCCCTGCTCACCTACATGATCGCGCACATCACTGGCCTGAAGGTGGGCTGCTCTCGGGAAGAGACAGTTGTTGCCACCTGAAAGCTCTGAACTCTTAGGTTCTTTAACATGAAAAAGCTAATTGCAGAGAATTCTGATCCTTGTGGTCTACATAAATAGGTTTATATAGGTTGTTTATAATACAAGCTAACTTTTATGAGTTAACATTTAAAACCAATGctagtttaaatttattttctgaaaagctCTGAGATGTCTACAtactttatataatgtttttaaatgatgtgtttttttaaagggaTTGAAACTAAAAGTGGTTTGCTTCTTCCCTTGTGATTTAGCCAGGTGACTTTGTACACACTTTGGGAGATGCACACATTTACCTGAATCACATTGAGCCGCTGAAAATGCAGGTGAGAATTCTGTTACACTTTGAAGTTTGGTCCCTTCTCTTGATAAAATGTTGATTTATAGGACATCCCTCCTGTAATAGCATTCTTGACAGAAGATGAACTATTCCAACTGCAGGGCTTCACTTTAGGGACGGCTGGTGGGTAGGGGCAAGGAGTCACGTGCTTCAACAACCATAGGCACCCAGTATGACAGGTGCTGTGGGGTACTAAGTAGCAGTACCACTGAGGGACAGCCACATTTAGAACAGGGCTTATGGGaacttcccagaaaataagagtTTCTGTGtcacaagaataaaaattttgaacCAATACTTCAAGATTAGACCCAGGTTTGGAAAGTTTCTGTCTTGATGGAGTCTGTCTGCTTTACTAGAGTGATGTCAGGGCTTATACAGATGCTTCTCTCTGGCTATCTGCTCCAGTCATGCTGGACAGAATAATTTGAGGCCGTCCTCATTGTTACTGGCCGTTCATCCCAGGAATCCTGTCTTGCATCCCTTTCTGTTAATTGCGCTTTCTGTCAGGAACAGTTGGGATAAGGATTGTGGGGCTCACATAACCATTCTGAGTGCCTACTGTGAGTTACagatacaaaagtaaaaagactGTGCCATGTCCTTAACTAATTTACCAAGAGCAATCAGTTATGAAAACTTAACAGCTTGGTGAACCACCAGGCTCCTGACACTGATTCCACAAAATACCCTTTCTTCTCTGTCACATGTGTGACAGAATCAGTCAGTTATGCTCCAACAGTATTGCATAACGAGCAACAAGGTAGCTACAGTACTACACCCCTGTAAAATACTTCGTTGATAAAATACTGTGTACTTGTTTCATGAAGGGACAGGGGGAGCAGAATTAAAGTAGGTTGTACAGATATGGCAATATAATGGTCTCACATTGTTTTTAGCTTCAGCGAAAACCAAAGCCTTTTCCAAAGCTCAAAATCCTTCGCAAAGTTGAGACAATCGATGACTTCAAGGCTGAAGACTTTCAGATTGAAGGGTACAATCCTCACCCGactattaaaatggaaatggccCTTTAGAGTGCTTTTAAAGGAGTTGTTTGAAGGATACTGTCAGTCCTGAGGGGGTGGGACTGGATGCTCAGGTAAAAATTCTTTGCtctaaaggaagaagaaactagGTCAAAACTCTTGGTGACTTATCAATTATTAACTCTTAACACTGTTGTTATCATTGGCAAGTATAACTGTTGGTTCTCTTAGTAATAAAAGGCCTTGAGTTTTGTTAACACactaaaaatgtatgaaaatgctGAGATTATGAAGTCAGGAGATTAAGAATTTATATACTCTTAACAAAAACATGACATGGTATTTCAATCCCATGTTTTTATGAAGGTTAGTGAATTTCAAGACGTATGTAAGCTATTCTGCAAATTTGAATAAGCTGAATAACATCAGTCATAATGATAATGTGTAGCTGATGTGGTTGTGAacatttaaagttatattttatatatttgctaTAATAAAGACGTGTTCAGCATTcatctggtttttgtttttaattctctattgCCATTCTGCACAGTTCCTGCCTACAATAGATTAACTGAACTCTCCTAAATAAACGTACTATATTCTTGTTTGGATACTGCCTCAGCCTCTGACCAAATTAAATTTTTCCCTGCTTTTGATTCATCTAATTCTAGCtgcattttatcattaaaatataattatttaggAAAAATGGTTTTTTTAAAGGGTTATAAAAAATAGTCTGAAGTAGCATTTTGCCCTTGTTAGTTTCAGTATGGTATGAATTCTGTAATAATGTACTTAGATTGAGCAGGAAAAGAGATGCTAAACCACTTCAGGGCTAACCGGTGGaatctttttatctttgttgCATACCAGATACCCCATGGTGctgcaaaactatttttattctgCTAATTTATGACAAGTTAAATAGAATAAGGAATTGTTCCAACAAATTATGCAACATGCTGCTTATTTTCAAAGTAGAGTTTAATGACTAGGTACCAGCACTTGATAGAAATTTTAACATCTTCCTGGATTTGGAATTAGTTCAATCTAAATTTAAGGATTAAGTAGGAGAATGTTTATTTGCTAAAAGAATCAAGTAATAATGATTACTGAGCTGATTGCTAAGGTTAATGACTTACAACTGAATTTGTTTTGATTGGTAGGGtgattttttcccctatttttgtAAAGCCGTCCTCTCCAAATTTTAAGCCTgttcacttaaaaaagaaaagggtgtTAGGACTGAACA from Rhinolophus sinicus isolate RSC01 linkage group LG09, ASM3656204v1, whole genome shotgun sequence encodes the following:
- the TYMS gene encoding thymidylate synthase → MPAAGSELSSLPSPPAAQECGVEPRPHGELQYLGQIEHILRCGFRKDDRTGTGTLSVFGMQARYSLRDEFPLLTTKRVFWKGVLEELLWFIKGSTNAKDLSSKGVRIWDANGSRDFLDSLGFSNREEGDLGPVYGFQWRHFGAEYKDMDSDYSGQGVDQLQKVIDTIKTNADDRRIILCSWNPKDLPLMALPPCHALCQFYVVNGELSCQLYQRSADMGLGVPFNIASYSLLTYMIAHITGLKPGDFVHTLGDAHIYLNHIEPLKMQLQRKPKPFPKLKILRKVETIDDFKAEDFQIEGYNPHPTIKMEMAL